In Candidatus Saccharibacteria bacterium oral taxon 488, a single window of DNA contains:
- a CDS encoding 50S ribosomal protein L17, with translation MHRHGYQGRKFGRERDQRRALLRGLATSLVEHGKIETTLPKAKELKRHIEKIITKAKKGDLASRRQVIAALSTRAAAYKLVDEIAPQLGGRTSGHVRVERTRLRVGDGAQMAIIEFVDDIKPRQQKEEK, from the coding sequence ATGCATAGACACGGATATCAAGGGCGCAAGTTCGGCCGTGAGCGTGATCAACGGCGAGCCTTGCTGAGAGGCCTGGCAACCAGCCTGGTTGAGCACGGCAAAATCGAGACCACCTTGCCGAAAGCCAAAGAGCTGAAGCGCCACATTGAAAAAATCATCACCAAGGCGAAGAAGGGCGATCTAGCCAGCCGCCGCCAGGTGATCGCAGCACTCAGCACCCGCGCTGCTGCTTACAAACTGGTTGATGAAATTGCCCCGCAACTCGGCGGCCGCACCAGCGGACACGTTCGCGTTGAGCGCACCCGCCTACGTGTTGGCGACGGCGCACAAATGGCAATCATCGAGTTTGTCGACGACATCAAACCAAGGCAGCAGAAGGAGGAGAAATAA
- the rpsD gene encoding 30S ribosomal protein S4, which translates to MARDNSPIVKQSRREGYALHPKAHKVLARKSGIPGQHAHSRHSKPSLYATQLREKQKVRRLYGLVEKQFARLMNEATRAQEGLAGENLLKLLERRLDNVVYRSGFAVSRRAARQLVSHGHFELNGRRVDIPSIRVKAGDVITVRPKSTKSEYFTRIDDVINNSIQGPLSWLKSDSKKLKIEVTGLPKREEAEADINEQLIVEYYSR; encoded by the coding sequence ATGGCACGAGATAATTCACCGATTGTCAAGCAAAGCCGCCGCGAAGGTTATGCGCTTCATCCAAAAGCACATAAAGTTTTGGCACGAAAATCTGGCATTCCAGGTCAGCACGCACACAGCCGACATAGCAAGCCAAGCTTGTACGCCACGCAGCTGCGCGAAAAGCAAAAAGTTCGCCGCCTGTATGGTTTAGTGGAAAAGCAATTTGCTCGGCTGATGAACGAAGCAACTCGCGCCCAAGAAGGTTTGGCAGGCGAAAATCTGCTCAAGTTGCTGGAGCGCCGCTTGGATAATGTCGTTTATCGTTCTGGATTCGCTGTTAGCCGCCGCGCTGCTCGCCAACTAGTCAGCCACGGCCACTTTGAGCTAAACGGCCGCCGCGTCGATATTCCATCGATTCGCGTTAAAGCTGGCGACGTCATCACCGTTCGCCCAAAAAGCACCAAATCTGAATACTTCACGCGGATTGATGATGTGATCAATAATTCAATCCAAGGCCCGCTGAGCTGGCTAAAGAGTGATAGCAAGAAGCTGAAGATTGAAGTGACTGGTTTGCCAAAGCGCGAGGAAGCAGAAGCTGACATCAACGAGCAATTAATTGTTGAGTATTACTCACGATAA
- the rpsM gene encoding 30S ribosomal protein S13 translates to MARIAGVVIPTEKQVQVALTYIYGIGPKYASSILAAAKIEPTTRVKDLTEAEENKIREIIDSEYTVEGDLQRLVTNNIKRLKDINAYRGLRHKAGLPTRGQRTRTNARTRKGRAIAVGGTQPKAASKT, encoded by the coding sequence ATGGCTCGAATTGCTGGGGTAGTTATCCCAACAGAGAAGCAAGTGCAAGTTGCGCTCACCTATATTTATGGGATTGGGCCAAAGTACGCTTCGAGCATCCTTGCGGCGGCTAAGATTGAGCCGACCACTCGGGTGAAAGATCTCACCGAGGCTGAAGAAAACAAGATTCGCGAAATTATCGACAGCGAATACACCGTCGAAGGTGATCTCCAGCGCTTGGTAACTAACAACATTAAGCGCTTGAAGGATATCAACGCCTATCGCGGTCTTCGCCACAAAGCAGGACTGCCGACACGCGGACAGCGGACTCGTACGAATGCACGAACTCGCAAGGGTCGCGCCATCGCCGTGGGCGGTACACAACCAAAAGCAGCAAGTAAGACCTAA
- the rpsK gene encoding 30S ribosomal protein S11 translates to MADAKSTKKKQRRSVPAGQLHIQATFNNTIVTFSDKKGNVLTASSAGACGFRGSKKGTAYASQVAAEKAAEAAKTQYGLKSVDVFVKGVGLGRDAAIRAIGAFDISVESIKDVTGVPHGGVRPRKARRA, encoded by the coding sequence ATGGCAGACGCAAAATCTACCAAGAAGAAGCAGCGCCGATCAGTCCCAGCTGGTCAGCTGCATATTCAAGCAACATTTAACAACACCATCGTTACTTTTTCCGACAAGAAAGGTAACGTGTTGACCGCTTCATCAGCTGGTGCATGTGGTTTCCGTGGTAGCAAAAAAGGCACCGCCTATGCTTCACAGGTTGCTGCTGAGAAAGCTGCTGAAGCTGCGAAAACTCAGTATGGTTTGAAATCAGTTGACGTTTTCGTCAAAGGTGTCGGTTTGGGCCGTGACGCCGCTATTCGTGCGATTGGCGCCTTCGACATCTCAGTAGAAAGTATTAAGGACGTAACTGGCGTGCCTCACGGCGGTGTCCGTCCACGAAAGGCACGGAGGGCATAA
- a CDS encoding DNA-directed RNA polymerase subunit alpha: MAKAIYNPALASVDDISATSATFLIEPMHAGYGNTLGNSMRRVLLSSIRGGAIVAFRIEGATHEFTTVEGVKEDVVDIMLNLKGVRLRVHTDEPVELRLEKTGGVITAGDIQANSEVEVVNPDHIIATIDDPNKTVIMDLVAEAGRGYQTIEESSTNRLHSDMIALDAIFTPVLRVRYKVDSTRVGDETNLEKLALTVETDGTMTPREAFEEAAAILVSQYSALAGSTVVAGAPALGNDEADDSELDMSIEELNLSARTTNALINNEIRTIRDLVTLTEQDLRELKGFGSKALDEVRDKMAELEF, translated from the coding sequence ATGGCAAAAGCAATTTACAATCCAGCACTCGCGAGCGTTGATGATATTTCCGCGACCAGTGCAACCTTTCTGATCGAGCCGATGCACGCCGGCTATGGCAATACGCTGGGTAACTCAATGCGCCGTGTCTTGCTATCAAGCATCCGTGGTGGCGCGATCGTCGCTTTCCGCATCGAGGGTGCGACACACGAGTTCACCACCGTCGAGGGCGTCAAAGAAGATGTCGTTGACATCATGCTGAACCTAAAGGGTGTGCGACTCCGCGTTCACACTGACGAGCCAGTTGAGCTGCGTCTGGAAAAAACTGGTGGTGTTATCACCGCTGGCGACATCCAGGCAAACAGCGAAGTAGAAGTTGTTAACCCAGACCACATCATCGCTACCATCGATGATCCGAATAAGACCGTCATCATGGACTTGGTGGCAGAAGCTGGCCGTGGTTACCAGACGATTGAAGAGTCGAGTACTAATCGGTTGCATTCCGACATGATTGCGCTCGATGCTATCTTCACGCCAGTACTGCGCGTTCGCTATAAGGTTGACTCGACACGCGTTGGCGACGAGACCAACCTCGAAAAGCTGGCGCTGACGGTGGAGACCGACGGCACGATGACACCGCGCGAAGCCTTTGAGGAAGCAGCGGCTATCCTCGTCAGTCAATATAGCGCGCTGGCAGGTTCGACTGTGGTGGCTGGTGCACCAGCGCTGGGTAACGACGAGGCAGATGATTCTGAACTTGACATGTCAATCGAAGAATTAAACCTAAGCGCCCGCACCACGAATGCGCTGATTAACAATGAAATCCGCACCATTCGCGACCTGGTGACTTTGACCGAGCAAGATTTGCGAGAATTGAAAGGCTTTGGTTCAAAGGCGCTGGATGAAGTACGCGACAAGATGGCGGAGTTGGAGTTTTAA